From the genome of Halobacterium sp. R2-5:
AACTCCGTCCCGCCCCACGAGTAGTTTCGCGGGCCGTTCGTAGAGCGAAAACGCGTGGGGTCGATTCGAGAGCCGATAGCGAACCCTACTCGGCCGGATTGGGGCTGCATGTGGTACACAACATCGGCTAAGATGCACGGATACATAACGAAAGTTCATTATTGATAGGGGCGTAGGACGACTGATCCACAGCCGAATGGCCGTCCGGACGGGACCGCGCTGTTCGCAGTGGATCAGCACGGAGGGGGAAACAATGTCGACGACAGAACCAACTGAAGCGGTGAAGCAGGGTATCGACCTCGAGAAGTTCCACGAGTTCGTCGAGTACGCGACGGCGAACCCCGAGGACGTTCAGATGAAACTCGGAGCCCGGGCTCCGTACGAGGGACGGCTCTTCCACAGTCTAGCGAAGGTCGACGAGTACACGCTCGGCGGGGAGGACATCCACCGCGAGACGCGCGAGTACACGCTGCCACTCGGGGCGTGGCGAGAGGTGGAGGAGGCCGCCGGGTTCGTCGACCCGACCGACCGCATGGAGCCGATCGAAGTGGCGCTCGCAGCGCTCACTGGCTGTCTCAACGTAGTTGTCGGCGTCACGGCGCTGGCCAACGACATCGAACTGGACGAACTCGAGACGACCGTCCGACTGGACTTCGACCCGCGCGTCGTCCTCATGATTCACGACGTCGACCGAGCCGAGGAGAGCTTCGGCGACATCGACGTCGAGATAGCGGTTAGCGGGGAGAATCTCTCGGAAGCGGACGCGGACGTTCTGGCCGCCGGTGCGAAGCGCTCCCCGGTCTGGTCGCTGATGAACTTCGCTCACGACATGGACCCGGCCGTCACCGTGGGTAGCACGTCCGGAACTGCGGACTGACCGAATCGTCCGGTGAACGACACCGGGAGGAGTCGCAGCTGTCGCGCGTACCGAACGCAGCTCGTCAGTCGTCGTCGGACTTGCCGGGCCACGTCACCGACCCGAGGAAGGGGACGCCGGTGCGTTCGGCCGCTCGCGAGATCATGTGCGCGCCGGTGGGGACGGTGAGGAAGAGGAAGACGATGCCGATGAGCGACGGGAGGCCGGCGCCGCCGGGGCCGAAGTACGCGAAGCCGGCGAGGAAGATGGCGACGGCGCCGATGGTCGCGGGCTTGCTCGTGGCGTGCATGCGGTTGTAGACGTTCGGCAGCCGCAGCAGGCCGATGGTCCCGACCGTGAGGAAGAACGACCCGACGACGACGAGGACGATGACCGCCCACGTCTGTATCGTTCCCAGTGCGGCCATCAGCGTTCACCTCCGGAAACTCGGTGCATCGGCGCGGTCCGTGTCGTTCTGTGTTCGTGGTGCATGGTGTGGTCACTCCTGCGTGACGATGATGTCGCCTTCCGTGACGAACTTCGCGACCGCGACCGTCGAGAGGAACGCGATGATGGCGAGCACGAGGCTGACGGTCACGAACAGCGGCCGGTCGGTCTTGATGGCGAACAGGACGGCGATGGCGACGACGTTCGTCGCGATGGCGTCGAGCGCGACGACGCGGTCGGGGACCGTCGGGCCGCGGACCGCGCGGTAGCCGCAGAGCAGGTTCAGCAGCGCGACGAGCACGATCGCGGCGTTCACGACCGGCTCGATCAGCCCGTCAGCGGCCATCGTCGTCACCTCCCGTCGGCTCCTCGGCCGGCTGTTCTGCCTCGTCGTCCTCCGCATCTGCTTCGTCTGCCTCCTCGTCCTCGACGTCGGGCGCAGCCTGTTCGAGAACCGGGTGGGTCCGGTCGGGCGGGTAGACGGCGAAGTCGGGCGCGGGGTCACCCGGGGAGAGCTCCTCGTCGAAGACGACGAGCGCGTAGTCCTCCCAGTCGCGGATGGGGTCGACGATGTCCTCGGGGTCGCTGCCGTCGATGACGTGGACGTACAGCGCGTTCTCCTCGGCGTCGTAGTCGAGCGTGAGCGAGCCGGGTGTCATGGTGATGCTGTTGGCGATGGTGGTGACGCCGAGGTCCGACCGCACCCGCAGCGGGATGAGGATGACCTCGGGTTCGATGGGTTCCGAGGGCGCGAGCACGCGGTACGTGACGTCGACGCTGGAGACGACGGCCTCCCGGACGAACGTCAGCAGGTACAGCGCGGCGTACGGGACGCCGCGGAACGACCGGCGGAGGACGAACGTGTCCTCGTACAGGCGCCGGAAGACGTAGGCCATGGGGAAGCCGACCGCGAGCCCGAGCAGCAGCGACCCGGCGAGCGGGTCGGGCGCGAGTTGCGGCCCGCGGACGAACACCCAGATGACGGCGAACAGGACGCCGGCGATCGGCCAGCTGCGGGTCACGCGCTCCCACCTCCGTCGAGGCCCACGACGTCGACGTACGCCTCGCTGTCGACGGCGGCGCTCGCGGCCGTCTCGGCGAACCGGTAGACGGGGTCGAAGCCGACGCCGACGAGCACGACCATCACGGCGAGCGCGGCGACGACTGCGACCTGCCCGGTGTCGACAGTCGCGACCTCGACCGCGGGCGTCTCCAGCCCCCAGAAGCCGCGGGCCCACACCCGGGTCGTGTACAGAATCGTGAGCACGGCGCCGAGCAGGAGCGCGGCGAGCGCGAGCGCCGACAGCGCCCGAGCGTCGGTCGCGAGCCCGCGGGCCGCGGCGTCGAACGTGAGGAGCTTCCCGAAGAACCCGGTCAGCGGCGGCAGCCCGACGAGCGAGAGCAGGCCGACGAAGACGGCGCTCGAGAGCACGGGCGAACGGCCGGCGACGCCGCCGAGGTCCGGCAGGCTGTCCGTCCCGGTGGCGTCCTTGACGGCGGCCGCCCCGAGGAAGAGCAGTCCCTTCGCGAGCGAGTGGTGGAGCGCGAACACCAGTGCGGCCGCGATGGCGACGCCTCGGAGCGGTCCGGTGGCCGCCGCGGCGACGGCGACGGCGACCGCGATGAAGCCGACCTGGCCGACGCTGGAGTACGCGAACACGCGTTCGAGGCGGTCCTGGCCGACCGCGCCGAACCCGCCGACGAGGATGCTCGCGACGCCCATCGCCGCGAGCACCGGCGCGAGGAACGCGAGCGGCGAGCCGCCGGGAACGCCGGGCACGTCGATGCCGACGGGCGCGCCCGCGAACACCGTGAAGTAGAGCCGGACGATGGCGTACATCCCGACCTTCTTCGTGACGCCGGCGAACATCGCGGTGACGGGCGGCGGCGCGGCGGTGTAGGCGGCGGGCACCCAGAACTGGAAGGGGACGAGCCCGGCCTTCAGCGCGAACACCGCGAGCAGCAGCGCCGCCAGACCGACGGCGGGCGCGGGGTCGACGCCGTACGCGGCGGGCTCGGCCAGCCGCCGCGCCATGTCCGCCATGTTGAGCGTGCCCGTGGTGGCGTAGAGCCCTCCGATGGCGACGAGCATGAGCGCGCTCCCGAAGACGTTCAACACGAGGTAGCGGAACGACGCCGCGGTGGCGTAGTCGGTGCCGTAGAACGCGACGAACACGTAGCTGACGATGAGCATCACCTCGAACCAGACGAAGAGGTTGAACAGGTCGCCGGTGAGGAACGCGCCGGTCACGCCCACCGTCAGTAAGTGGAAGAGCGGGTGGTAGTAGACGCGCTGATTCTCGGCGCTGACGTACCGCACCGAGAACAGCATCGAGGCGAGCCCGACGACGGCGGTGATGGTCAGCATGAACGCCGACAGCCCGTCGAGGACGAGCGTGATGCCGAACGGCGCGGGCCAGCCGCCGAGCTGGTAGGCCGCCGCGCCGGGGGCGTCCGGCCCGAGGACGACCGCCCAGACGACGGCGGAGACGACCGCGGCGTAGGCAGCGACTCCCGCGACGCTCGCCGCGCGCTGCACTCGCGGGCGGCGGCCGAGCGCGAGCGCGAGCACGGCCGTGACGAGCACGACCAGCAGCGGCGCGATGACCAGTCCGCTCATCGTACCCACTCCGTGACGTCCATGGACTCGTTCTCCTCGTAGGCGCGGTACGACAGCACGAGCGCGAGCGCGGTCGTCCCGAAGCTGATGACGATGGCGGTCAGGACGAGCGCCTGCACCACGGGGTCCGCGACCGTCGGGACGTCGCTGCCGTGCCCCGCGAGGACGGGCACGAGGTCGTGGGTGCCCTCGTCGACGCCGCCCATCGCGATGAGGTAGACGAACGTGGCCTGCGAGACGGCGGCGACGCCGAAGACGACCCGCATCAGGTCCCGCCGCAGCAGCAGGAAGGTGCCGACTGTGAACAGCGCGCCGACCGTTGCCGCGAGGACGACGCTCATTCGGAACTCACCACCGAGACGATCGTCAGGAGGCTGCCGACGACGACGAGGAACACGCCGAGGTCGAACACGAGCGCGCTCGCGAGTTCGACCTCGTGGTAGATGGGGACGCCCTCCAGGTGGACGTAGTCCTGCGTCAGGAACGGCTCGCCGACGAGCGTACCGGCGATGCCGCTGCCGAGGACGATCACCAACCCGAGGAGCAGCGCGCGGCGGTACGCGACGACCGTGCGGTGCTCGAAGATGCTCGTGGTGGGCTCGACGTCCCTGTCGAGCACCCCCGACTCCAGGTAGTCGAGGTCGTAGGCGACGTAGATGAGCACGAACGCGGCGACGGCGAGCACGCCGCCGATGAACCCGCCGCCGGGGAGGTTGTGGCCCTGGAGGAACAGCGAGATCGAGAGCACGAGCACGACGGGGACGACGACGCGCGCGGTCGTCCGCATGATGGTCGTCGTCACGGCGCGTCACCCCCGTCTGCGGGCCGCTCCTCGGTGCTCTCGGTGCCGGACTCTTCGGCGCGGGTGCGCATCGTCACGAGCACGAGGATGGCGAGCGCGGCGACCGTGACGACCAGCAGCTCGCCGAGCGTGTCGAACGCCCGGAAGTCCACGAGGATGACGTTGACGACGTTCGTACCGCCGCCGCCCGGGACCGCCTGCTCGGTGTAGTAGGAGGCGACCGCCGTCGGGTCGGCGCCGGGCCCGCGGGCCGTCAGGAGGACGGCGACGAACGCCATCGCACCCACGAGGACCGAGACGCCGGCGTCGCGGGCGAGTGCGAGCCGGCGGGCGTCCGAGTAGAACGACGGCAGCCGCTGGAGGACGAGCAGGAAGATGAGCAGCACGAGCGTCTCGACGACCAACTGGGTGAGCGCGAGGTCGGGCGCGCTCGCGAGGATGAAGAAGATGGCGAGCATGAACCCGAGGATCGACAGCGTGAGCACGCCGGCGACGTGCGAGGAGGCGGTGATCACCGCCACGGCTGCGACGACGGCGACCGCGAGCACGACCACGACCGCCAGCGGCGCGCCGAGCCCGTCGATCGCGGGTAGTCCCGCTGCGACGGCGAAGCCGGCGAGCGCGAGTGCGCTCCCGGCCGCCGCCACCCACGACACGTACGTCCGCAGGACGCCGTTGTGGACGAGCGGCCCGAACTGCGCGCTGGCCGACGTAGCCGTCGTGACGGTCCAGTCGTACCACCCGCTCGGCCGCACCGGGAGCGGAGTGTCGAGGCCGCGGCCGACGAGCGCCGCGAGTCGCCCCGTGAACGGGTACGCGGCGAACCCGCCGAGAACAGCGACCGCGGACATCGCGACCGGCGGCGAGAGGTGCGTCGGCAGCCCGACTTCGAGGTGCGCGTCGCCAGTGGCGGTGGCTTCCACCGCGCTCTGCACGATGGCGTCGACCGCTAGCTGCGGCGAAATGCTGACGACGGCCGCGGCAGCGGCGAGCACCGCGGGCGGCGCGACGAGCGCGACGGGCGGCCGGTGAACGTCGTCGACCGGCGCGCGGCGCTCGCCGACGAACATCGCGAGGAACTTCAGCGAGTAGACGACGGTGAACACGCTCGCAATCGTCGCCACCGCGGGGTACAGCCACGCCAGCCCGCCGGCCTCGTGGGCGACCTCGTAGGCCGCCTCGAACAGCAGCTCCTTCGAGTAGAAGCCGTTGAACGGCGGGATGCCGGCCATGCTCAGCCCGGCGACGCCGGCGACGGCGGCCGTCAGCGGGAGGTCGCGCCAGAGCCCGCCGAGCGCTTCGAGGCTGCGGCTCCCCGCCTCGTGGGCGACGATGCCCGCGACGAGGAACAGCGGCGCCTTGAACAGCGCGTGGTTGAGCAGGTGGAACGCGCCCGCCTCGCCGCCGTAGACGACGTCGAAGCCGAAGCCCGCCACCATCAGCCCGAGGTGGCTCGCCGTCGAGTACGCGAGCAGCTCCTTGGTGTCGGTCGCGGCGACCGCCAGCAGCGCCCCGACGAGCATCGTCAGCAGTCCGAGCGTCGCGACGAGCAGCGTCCACTCGTCGCTCGCCAGGAGGGGACGCAGGCGGCCGAGGAAGTAGACGCCGACTTTCACCATCGTCGCGGAGTGCAGGAACGCCGAGACGGGCGTCGGCGCGACCATCGCGTTCGGCAGCCAGAAGTGAAGCGGCACCTGCGCGGACTTGGCGGCCGCGGCGACGACGACGAGCACGAGCGCGGGCACGAACAGCCCGGTCTCGCGGAGCGCGGCGCGCATCGCCTCGCCGTTCGCCAGCATCGCCGTCAGGTCGAAGGTGACGCCGCCGAGCGCGCCCCGCGCCGCGACTGCGAGCAGGAGCAGGGCGGCGAGCAGACAGAGTCCGCCGCCGACGGTGACGACCATCGCCATCCGCGCGGAGTAGCGCGACTCGTCGTCGTCCGTGTAGTGGCCGATGAGCACGAACGAGCAGAGGCTGGTCAGCTCCCAGAACAGGAAGACGAGCACGAGGTCCGAGGCGAGCGCGACCCCGAGAATCGACCCCATGAACGCCAAAAGCGCCGCGTAGTAGCGCGCGAGCCCGTCCTCGCCGTGCATGTACGCCGCGGAGTAGACGAATACGAGGACGCCGATACCGCTCGCGAGCAGCGCGAACAGTAGTCCCCAGCCGTCGACCGTGAACTGGACGCCCACGTCGAGCGACGGCACCCACGGCGTCCCGACGGTGCCGTGGCTGTCGACCTGCGTCGTCAGCAGCCCGAAACACGCCGCGGCGACGAGCGCGCCCGCGTAGCCCGTGCGTTCGCCGAGGGCGCGATAGAGCAGCGGCGAGAGCGCCGCGGCGACGAACGGCAGGGCGACGATCGTCGAGACGACGGTGAGGTCTGGTGGCATCAGTTGTCGTCGGTGTCCGCCGGTACTCCGGTGCCGGTACCCATCGTAGTCGGTCTCCGGCCGACTTTTCGACGCCGACTCCAAAGTACCTGTTGACCAGCTTTCGGGACGGGAACGCGCCGACGTGAGCGGCGTCCCACTCGCCGGCGGGGCGACTCGGTGTGCGCCGTCGCGACGAGAACGAGGGATTTTTCGCGCTCGCGTCTGGAGCGTTTCCCAATGCACGGTGGTTCGTGATGGCAGTCCGGGTCAACTGGCGGCAGAGCGTCGCGTTCACCGGGACGGTCATCAAGTACCTCGCGGTCGCCATGCTCGTCCCGCTGGCGGTCAGCCTCCTCTACGGGGAGGACACCGTCACCTTCCTGGTGGCCATCGGAATCACGGTCGCCGTCGGCGTCGCGCTCGAACAGCTGAACGACGACCCCGACTTGGGCGCCCGGGAAGCGCTGTTGCTCGTCGCGCTGGCGTGGGGGGCGGTCGCCGTCGTCGGGGCGATCCCGTACGTGATCGCGGGCTACGGCACCGACTCCGCGCTCCGGCTCCCCGTGAACGCGCTGTTCGAGTCGATGAGCGGGTTCACGACGACCGGAGCGACAGCCACCGAGGAGATCTCCTTCGAGCAGCACTCGCACGCGCTGTTGATGTGGCGCCAGCTCAGCCAGTGGCTCGGCGGCATGGGTATCATCGTCCTGATGGTCGCCATCCTCCCGGAGGCCGCGGTCAACGGCGCGCAGCTCATCGAGTCGGAGGCGCCCGGCCCCGAACTCCAGAAGCTCACGCCGAAGATCGCGGAGACCGCGCGGCTGCTGTGGCTGTTCTACATCGGCTTCACGGTGCTGTACGTCGCCATCCTGCTCGCGCTCCACTACGCGGGGATGGCGCCGGACATGAACGCGTACAACGCCATCGCCCACGGCTTCACGACGCTGCCGACCGGCGGGTTCTCCCCGCAAGCGGACAGCATCGCAGCGTTCTCACCCGCGGTCCAGTGGGTCGTCATCCCGTTCATGCTCGTCGCGGGGATGAACTTCGCGCTGTTCTACCTCCTGCTGCAGGACGACTACGCGGAGTTCCTGCAGGACCGCGAGTTACAGGCGTACCTCGGCGCGAACGCGGGCGTCGCCGTCATCCTCTGGGGGTTCCTGTTCACGGGGTCGGCGCCGCCGCTGGAGCTCGGCGGCGTCACCGAGGGCGTCCTCGAGAACTCGCTGCGGCAGGCCACCTTCCAGGTGGCGTCGCTTTTGAACTCCACGGGGTACGCGACGAGCAACTTCGCCGAGTGGGGGACGACCGCGCAGGGCGTCCTGTTGTTCGCGATGTTCATCGGCGGGTCCGCGGGGTCGACCGGCGGCGGCGTGAAGATCGTCCGCTGGCTGGTCGTCTTCAAGGGTATCCGCCGACAGCTGTTCACGACCGTCCACCCCGAGTCCGTGAAGCCAGTGCGCCTCGGCGGCCACGTCATCGACGAGGACGTCGTCAGTGCAGTCTACGGGTTCACGCTCCTCTACTTGCTGACGTTCGGCGTGGCGACGGTGCTCATCATGCTCGACGCGGGCCGCGTCGGCCTCGAAATGACCGTCCTGGAGGCCACCAGTGCGAGCCTCGCGACTCTCGGGAACATCGGGCCCGGGTTCGGGTTCCTCGGGCCGTTCGGGAGCTACGTGGAGTTCCCGGCGACGAGCAAACTGCTGATGGTGTTCCTGATGTGGATCGGTCGCCTCGAAATCATCCCCGTGTTCGTGATGTTCACCGGCGCGTTCTGGAAGGACTGACGGCGGCCGGCGTCAGTCGCCGTCGTCGGTCGGTGCGGCGTAGTCGCGGCCGACCACCAGACAGAGGACGTGGAGGGCGGCGAGCCGCAGCAGCGTCCGCGGGACGGAGAGGCCGTGCGAGCCGTCGAACAGGAGCCAGAGGAAGCCGAACGGCAACAGGACGGCCGCCCAGAAGGCGGCGGCCTTGACGACGGCCGCGGACTCGCTGGCGGCGTGGAGGAGCGTTACGGCGAGCCGGGGGACGGGGGAAGTGCTGTGCATGTAGCGGGGGACGTTGGGTAAGGGACGCCTACCCGATTAACTGTTTTTTCGCGTTGCAGTCGCTTACGGCCGTGTCGGTTCGACGTGGTGCTCACGTCACGACGGTTAGTTACCAGGTGGTGACACCCGGGCCGCACCGGCTACGTCTGGCGGACGAGCAGGAGCGCGAGGCCCACGAGCAGCAGGCCGATGCCCCAGTACATCG
Proteins encoded in this window:
- a CDS encoding OsmC family protein, whose translation is MSTTEPTEAVKQGIDLEKFHEFVEYATANPEDVQMKLGARAPYEGRLFHSLAKVDEYTLGGEDIHRETREYTLPLGAWREVEEAAGFVDPTDRMEPIEVALAALTGCLNVVVGVTALANDIELDELETTVRLDFDPRVVLMIHDVDRAEESFGDIDVEIAVSGENLSEADADVLAAGAKRSPVWSLMNFAHDMDPAVTVGSTSGTAD
- the mnhG gene encoding monovalent cation/H(+) antiporter subunit G, translated to MAALGTIQTWAVIVLVVVGSFFLTVGTIGLLRLPNVYNRMHATSKPATIGAVAIFLAGFAYFGPGGAGLPSLIGIVFLFLTVPTGAHMISRAAERTGVPFLGSVTWPGKSDDD
- a CDS encoding monovalent cation/H+ antiporter complex subunit F gives rise to the protein MAADGLIEPVVNAAIVLVALLNLLCGYRAVRGPTVPDRVVALDAIATNVVAIAVLFAIKTDRPLFVTVSLVLAIIAFLSTVAVAKFVTEGDIIVTQE
- a CDS encoding Na+/H+ antiporter subunit E; translated protein: MTRSWPIAGVLFAVIWVFVRGPQLAPDPLAGSLLLGLAVGFPMAYVFRRLYEDTFVLRRSFRGVPYAALYLLTFVREAVVSSVDVTYRVLAPSEPIEPEVILIPLRVRSDLGVTTIANSITMTPGSLTLDYDAEENALYVHVIDGSDPEDIVDPIRDWEDYALVVFDEELSPGDPAPDFAVYPPDRTHPVLEQAAPDVEDEEADEADAEDDEAEQPAEEPTGGDDDGR
- a CDS encoding proton-conducting transporter membrane subunit — encoded protein: MSGLVIAPLLVVLVTAVLALALGRRPRVQRAASVAGVAAYAAVVSAVVWAVVLGPDAPGAAAYQLGGWPAPFGITLVLDGLSAFMLTITAVVGLASMLFSVRYVSAENQRVYYHPLFHLLTVGVTGAFLTGDLFNLFVWFEVMLIVSYVFVAFYGTDYATAASFRYLVLNVFGSALMLVAIGGLYATTGTLNMADMARRLAEPAAYGVDPAPAVGLAALLLAVFALKAGLVPFQFWVPAAYTAAPPPVTAMFAGVTKKVGMYAIVRLYFTVFAGAPVGIDVPGVPGGSPLAFLAPVLAAMGVASILVGGFGAVGQDRLERVFAYSSVGQVGFIAVAVAVAAAATGPLRGVAIAAALVFALHHSLAKGLLFLGAAAVKDATGTDSLPDLGGVAGRSPVLSSAVFVGLLSLVGLPPLTGFFGKLLTFDAAARGLATDARALSALALAALLLGAVLTILYTTRVWARGFWGLETPAVEVATVDTGQVAVVAALAVMVVLVGVGFDPVYRFAETAASAAVDSEAYVDVVGLDGGGSA
- a CDS encoding sodium:proton antiporter yields the protein MSVVLAATVGALFTVGTFLLLRRDLMRVVFGVAAVSQATFVYLIAMGGVDEGTHDLVPVLAGHGSDVPTVADPVVQALVLTAIVISFGTTALALVLSYRAYEENESMDVTEWVR
- a CDS encoding MnhB domain-containing protein, encoding MTTTIMRTTARVVVPVVLVLSISLFLQGHNLPGGGFIGGVLAVAAFVLIYVAYDLDYLESGVLDRDVEPTTSIFEHRTVVAYRRALLLGLVIVLGSGIAGTLVGEPFLTQDYVHLEGVPIYHEVELASALVFDLGVFLVVVGSLLTIVSVVSSE
- the mbhE gene encoding hydrogen gas-evolving membrane-bound hydrogenase subunit E, which encodes MPPDLTVVSTIVALPFVAAALSPLLYRALGERTGYAGALVAAACFGLLTTQVDSHGTVGTPWVPSLDVGVQFTVDGWGLLFALLASGIGVLVFVYSAAYMHGEDGLARYYAALLAFMGSILGVALASDLVLVFLFWELTSLCSFVLIGHYTDDDESRYSARMAMVVTVGGGLCLLAALLLLAVAARGALGGVTFDLTAMLANGEAMRAALRETGLFVPALVLVVVAAAAKSAQVPLHFWLPNAMVAPTPVSAFLHSATMVKVGVYFLGRLRPLLASDEWTLLVATLGLLTMLVGALLAVAATDTKELLAYSTASHLGLMVAGFGFDVVYGGEAGAFHLLNHALFKAPLFLVAGIVAHEAGSRSLEALGGLWRDLPLTAAVAGVAGLSMAGIPPFNGFYSKELLFEAAYEVAHEAGGLAWLYPAVATIASVFTVVYSLKFLAMFVGERRAPVDDVHRPPVALVAPPAVLAAAAAVVSISPQLAVDAIVQSAVEATATGDAHLEVGLPTHLSPPVAMSAVAVLGGFAAYPFTGRLAALVGRGLDTPLPVRPSGWYDWTVTTATSASAQFGPLVHNGVLRTYVSWVAAAGSALALAGFAVAAGLPAIDGLGAPLAVVVVLAVAVVAAVAVITASSHVAGVLTLSILGFMLAIFFILASAPDLALTQLVVETLVLLIFLLVLQRLPSFYSDARRLALARDAGVSVLVGAMAFVAVLLTARGPGADPTAVASYYTEQAVPGGGGTNVVNVILVDFRAFDTLGELLVVTVAALAILVLVTMRTRAEESGTESTEERPADGGDAP
- a CDS encoding TrkH family potassium uptake protein; this translates as MAVRVNWRQSVAFTGTVIKYLAVAMLVPLAVSLLYGEDTVTFLVAIGITVAVGVALEQLNDDPDLGAREALLLVALAWGAVAVVGAIPYVIAGYGTDSALRLPVNALFESMSGFTTTGATATEEISFEQHSHALLMWRQLSQWLGGMGIIVLMVAILPEAAVNGAQLIESEAPGPELQKLTPKIAETARLLWLFYIGFTVLYVAILLALHYAGMAPDMNAYNAIAHGFTTLPTGGFSPQADSIAAFSPAVQWVVIPFMLVAGMNFALFYLLLQDDYAEFLQDRELQAYLGANAGVAVILWGFLFTGSAPPLELGGVTEGVLENSLRQATFQVASLLNSTGYATSNFAEWGTTAQGVLLFAMFIGGSAGSTGGGVKIVRWLVVFKGIRRQLFTTVHPESVKPVRLGGHVIDEDVVSAVYGFTLLYLLTFGVATVLIMLDAGRVGLEMTVLEATSASLATLGNIGPGFGFLGPFGSYVEFPATSKLLMVFLMWIGRLEIIPVFVMFTGAFWKD